From Bacteroidota bacterium, the proteins below share one genomic window:
- a CDS encoding T9SS type A sorting domain-containing protein, translating into LVTGVGTQLTLTPDKYELAQNYPNPFNPTTKINFSLPKQGFVSLNIFDVTGREVAKLVNEVTEAGYHSVDFNASNFASGVYFYRIEAGEFTDTRRMMLIK; encoded by the coding sequence ACTTGTAACAGGCGTAGGAACACAGTTAACACTTACACCTGATAAATATGAGCTTGCACAGAATTATCCGAATCCGTTCAACCCGACAACAAAGATCAACTTCTCACTTCCAAAGCAGGGCTTTGTAAGCTTGAATATATTTGATGTAACGGGCAGAGAAGTTGCTAAGCTTGTTAATGAAGTTACAGAAGCAGGATATCATTCAGTTGATTTCAATGCATCAAACTTTGCAAGTGGTGTTTACTTCTACAGAATTGAAGCAGGAGAATTTACCGATACAAGAAGAATGATGCTTATTAAGTAA
- a CDS encoding FIST C-terminal domain-containing protein, which yields MKTEQSKWTPEGGWEHLTNTKINEGAQLLLLFGKGQHLKDASLINDIKKRYPLAKIIGCSTSGEIVGTNVIDNSIIATAVQFKSSHLAEHSLKIGSTDESFDIGRKLVEGFNQGGLKHIFVLSDGLNINGSELVAGMRSVLPEGVQVTGGLAGDGADFKETVVINSHGTAESKVINAIALYGEDLTIGYGSFGGWDSFGIDRLVTKSKANVLYELDNSPALELYKSFLGDQAEALPASGLLFPLSMRMETDSQPVVRTILAVNEDDQSLTFAGDIPEGSYVRLMKANVDRLIDGAVTAAHTSLEPSKSHPDLAILISCVGRKLVLKQLVEEEVEGVRNVVGNDTAITGFYSYGEISPFSKDAKCELHNQTMTITTISEK from the coding sequence ATGAAAACCGAACAATCAAAATGGACACCGGAAGGCGGCTGGGAACACTTAACGAATACTAAAATTAATGAAGGTGCTCAGTTATTATTATTATTTGGAAAAGGACAGCATCTAAAAGATGCATCATTAATAAACGATATTAAAAAAAGATACCCTCTGGCAAAAATTATTGGGTGCTCAACATCAGGTGAAATAGTAGGAACAAACGTAATAGATAACTCTATCATTGCTACTGCCGTTCAGTTCAAGTCTTCACATCTGGCAGAACATAGTTTGAAAATAGGTTCCACAGATGAAAGTTTTGATATAGGAAGAAAGTTAGTTGAAGGATTTAATCAGGGCGGTTTAAAACATATTTTTGTACTTTCAGATGGTTTGAATATTAACGGCTCAGAGTTAGTTGCAGGTATGCGTTCTGTTCTTCCTGAAGGCGTACAGGTCACAGGCGGATTAGCAGGTGACGGTGCAGACTTTAAAGAAACAGTTGTAATAAATAGCCATGGTACGGCAGAATCCAAAGTCATTAATGCAATTGCTTTATATGGTGAAGACCTTACAATTGGTTATGGTTCGTTTGGCGGATGGGATAGTTTTGGTATAGACCGTTTAGTTACAAAATCCAAAGCAAATGTACTTTATGAACTGGATAACTCCCCTGCTTTAGAATTATATAAATCATTCCTGGGTGACCAGGCTGAAGCACTTCCCGCATCAGGATTGTTATTCCCTTTAAGTATGAGAATGGAAACTGATTCGCAGCCGGTAGTAAGAACAATTTTAGCAGTCAATGAAGATGACCAAAGTCTAACATTTGCAGGTGATATTCCGGAAGGTTCGTATGTAAGATTAATGAAAGCCAATGTTGACAGATTAATCGATGGCGCAGTAACAGCTGCACATACAAGTCTGGAACCTTCAAAATCACATCCTGACCTTGCAATATTAATCAGCTGCGTTGGCAGAAAACTTGTATTAAAGCAGCTTGTTGAAGAAGAAGTTGAAGGTGTCAGAAATGTTGTCGGGAATGATACAGCCATTACGGGATTTTATTCTTACGGAGAAATTTCACCTTTCTCTAAAGATGCAAAATGCGAGCTTCATAATCAGACAATGACCATTACAACAATCAGCGAAAAATAA
- a CDS encoding response regulator yields the protein MPESIINIFLVEDDEVDIMNVKRAFKKNNITNPLYVAGNGIEALNMLRGEHGVEKIPRPRIILLDLNMPKMGGIEFLKEIRQDDELKNISVFVMTTSNEDNDKVDAYSLNVAGYILKPLSMESFVAAVSTLKNYWMLCEYPN from the coding sequence ATGCCTGAATCAATCATTAACATTTTCTTAGTAGAAGATGATGAAGTTGATATCATGAATGTGAAAAGAGCATTCAAAAAAAACAATATAACAAATCCTTTATACGTTGCAGGAAACGGAATAGAAGCGTTAAATATGCTGCGCGGAGAACATGGAGTAGAGAAAATTCCGAGACCAAGAATTATACTCCTTGATTTGAACATGCCTAAAATGGGCGGCATTGAATTTCTTAAGGAAATAAGACAGGATGATGAATTAAAAAACATCAGTGTATTTGTAATGACAACTTCAAACGAAGATAATGATAAAGTGGATGCTTACAGCCTGAACGTTGCAGGATACATATTGAAACCATTATCTATGGAAAGCTTTGTTGCTGCAGTTTCTACGCTGAAGAATTATTGGATGCTATGTGAGTATCCAAATTAA
- a CDS encoding GNAT family N-acetyltransferase produces MMNLQPVTLKGERVTLIPLSIEHLDGLYDAIIHEDVWAYRLEKITTEDGLRKFMQVALDGEKEKEIYAFTIIDNETGKIIGTTRFADISPENHFLEIGWTSISPEVMRSKVNTECKYLLLKHCFETLKTVRVCFKTLSINKRSQNAILRIGAKHEGTLRWIGKTSDGEFVDVVYFSIIQPEWESVKSHLENLLIKKY; encoded by the coding sequence ATGATGAATTTACAGCCTGTAACTTTAAAAGGCGAAAGAGTAACACTTATTCCCCTCAGTATTGAACATTTAGACGGACTATATGATGCAATCATTCACGAAGATGTATGGGCATACAGATTAGAAAAAATTACTACTGAAGACGGACTTCGAAAGTTTATGCAAGTAGCTCTTGACGGAGAAAAAGAGAAAGAAATTTATGCATTCACAATTATTGATAACGAAACAGGTAAGATAATTGGAACAACCAGGTTTGCAGATATCTCGCCGGAAAATCATTTTCTGGAAATCGGCTGGACTTCTATTTCTCCCGAAGTAATGCGTTCAAAAGTAAATACTGAATGCAAATATCTGCTTCTTAAGCATTGCTTCGAAACACTTAAAACCGTAAGAGTTTGTTTTAAGACTTTATCAATTAATAAGCGCTCTCAAAATGCTATTCTTAGAATCGGAGCAAAGCATGAGGGAACTTTAAGATGGATAGGAAAAACTTCTGACGGTGAATTTGTAGATGTAGTCTATTTCAGTATAATACAACCGGAATGGGAAAGCGTAAAATCCCATCTGGAAAATTTACTTATAAAAAAATATTAA
- a CDS encoding PAS domain S-box protein codes for MDKKRHRLLERQIKKVFSEEDLEHKKLNDFIESVNDAYLGFEDDHKQSERTLELSLNELFKANKQLNDSKLLLENTVQERTQELVKALERIKESEHRFRNLVQNSSDIITILDKEGIIKYESPSFFRIFGYSEKEILGKSAFQYIHPDDLGKVQEQFVKLIQNPEEIVSVEFRYKTTEGNYKTLEAIGNNLLDNDSIAGIVVNSRDIEDRKKAEAEIIEKSQILNGILSSLPVLIYKINKEGKFTEVAGASKSLGLDDASLLGVDVKEQFPGIHENIPKALSGEYFSFVLTSSMRGSTKYFENFLFEDKNSKGNLIGFALDITENKKAEKKLKEYSNDLEKINKELDQFAYVVSHDLKAPLRAINNLSQWIEEDLEGVLEGETAQNFELLRGRVNRMEALINGILEYSRAGRMKFNSQSVALNSFIEEIVQNLAPADNVKITIQPGMPSISTEKVALEQVFSNLISNAIKYNNSPEPAVNITYEELDKHYKFCVEDNGEGIAPEFHDKIFVIFQTLQSRDKIESTGVGLAIVKKIVEDKNGTVWVDSDKGKGTRFYFTWHK; via the coding sequence ATGGATAAAAAACGACACAGGTTATTAGAAAGACAGATAAAAAAAGTTTTTTCTGAAGAGGATTTAGAGCATAAGAAACTAAATGATTTTATAGAATCTGTTAATGATGCATATCTCGGATTTGAAGATGACCATAAACAATCTGAAAGAACCTTAGAGCTCAGCCTTAACGAATTATTTAAGGCCAATAAACAGCTTAATGATTCTAAACTACTGCTGGAAAATACTGTTCAGGAAAGAACGCAGGAATTAGTAAAGGCATTAGAGAGAATCAAGGAAAGTGAGCACAGGTTTAGAAATCTTGTACAGAATTCTTCTGATATAATTACAATTCTCGATAAAGAAGGTATCATTAAATATGAAAGTCCTTCATTCTTCAGAATATTCGGATATAGTGAAAAGGAAATTTTGGGTAAAAGCGCTTTTCAATATATTCATCCTGACGACTTAGGAAAAGTTCAGGAACAATTTGTAAAACTTATTCAGAACCCTGAAGAGATTGTGTCTGTTGAGTTCAGATATAAAACTACAGAAGGCAATTATAAGACTCTTGAAGCTATTGGCAATAATCTTCTTGATAATGATAGTATTGCCGGAATTGTTGTCAACTCCAGGGACATAGAGGACAGAAAAAAAGCTGAGGCGGAAATTATTGAGAAGAGTCAGATTCTGAATGGAATACTTTCAAGTCTTCCTGTATTAATCTACAAAATAAATAAGGAAGGAAAATTTACTGAAGTAGCAGGTGCATCAAAATCTTTAGGATTAGATGACGCCAGCTTACTTGGAGTAGATGTTAAAGAACAGTTCCCCGGCATTCACGAGAATATTCCCAAGGCATTATCCGGAGAATATTTTTCGTTCGTACTTACAAGTTCAATGCGCGGAAGCACAAAATATTTTGAGAACTTTTTATTCGAAGATAAAAACTCAAAAGGTAATTTAATTGGTTTTGCTTTAGATATCACCGAGAATAAAAAAGCAGAGAAGAAGTTAAAAGAATACTCAAATGATTTAGAAAAAATCAATAAAGAACTGGACCAGTTCGCATATGTAGTATCCCATGATTTAAAAGCTCCGCTACGTGCTATTAATAATTTATCACAATGGATTGAAGAGGATTTAGAGGGAGTGCTAGAAGGAGAAACTGCTCAGAATTTTGAACTGCTTCGAGGAAGAGTGAACAGAATGGAAGCTCTTATAAACGGAATACTTGAATACTCCAGAGCAGGAAGAATGAAGTTTAATTCTCAATCCGTTGCTTTGAATTCTTTTATTGAAGAGATTGTTCAGAACTTAGCACCTGCTGATAATGTTAAAATTACGATTCAACCCGGTATGCCTTCCATCTCAACAGAGAAAGTTGCACTTGAACAAGTTTTCTCTAATCTGATCAGTAATGCTATAAAATATAATAATTCACCCGAGCCTGCTGTAAATATAACATATGAAGAACTGGATAAGCATTATAAATTTTGTGTGGAAGATAACGGCGAAGGAATTGCTCCCGAGTTTCATGATAAAATATTTGTAATATTTCAGACTTTACAATCACGCGATAAAATAGAAAGTACAGGTGTTGGACTTGCTATAGTGAAGAAAATAGTCGAAGATAAGAACGGAACTGTATGGGTAGATTCGGATAAAGGGAAAGGAACGAGATTTTATTTCACCTGGCATAAATAA
- a CDS encoding response regulator, translated as MNQFKPLNILLIEDDKADATVFRRAMKKTYLDFNIEVCTEGDKVVPLLKTQSFDFIFLDYQLPGADGLSILQQIKLEFMNIPVVVITSQGDEKIAVDMMKNGAFDYFPKSYITSERLMQVLHTGLKLQSIEEEKNQATISLKENERLLDLVYNSTNVGMSLVDENGIILRVNNAYCHLFGYKKDDIVGNDFTNYIAEENKESAVNKFRDFMAKGNENTYEHVIMNDENEPVNLFVTEKIFTDEHGNKFMIATFTDITLKKQDEEHKRLIESVILNSNEAISLMKVVNNETQELQTIFINDAFTKLTGYESFEILGQKYAVLFGERTDKIELNKLYDSIYLKQKAEVEIICYTKNHSEYWVNLNISPIPDDSGRITHWVFIQRDITEKKKIEESLKRSKLEAETAARQRADFLSNMSHEIRTPMNAIIGLTELMLQETKDEKFLENLQSVKFSADNLLVIINEILDYSKLDAGKVKVENISFDIKQIFRELEKSIGLKAKEKSIEFTSEVDANCPQYLIGDPVRINQILINLAGNAIKFTHKGKVEVKAELITKSSNEVKLLFSVTDTGIGIPDDKLHLIFESFMQAYTDTARLFGGTGLGLTISKKLIEMLKGEIRVESKVGVGSKFYFELSLAIDKKEHKPETTQAAKETKDLSGVKVLIAEDNRMNQLVAKQIFKKWNVDLQIANTGLEAVQLLSEKHYDVVLMDLQMPEMNGYEATEFIRDKSSAVLDHNIPIIALTADAFGETKGKVLDIGMNDFLMKPFKQEELYEKITKYLN; from the coding sequence ATGAACCAGTTCAAACCATTAAATATTTTATTAATAGAGGACGATAAGGCTGATGCAACTGTATTCCGGCGGGCTATGAAAAAAACCTACCTCGATTTCAACATTGAGGTATGCACCGAGGGCGATAAGGTTGTTCCATTGCTCAAGACGCAGTCTTTTGATTTTATCTTTCTCGATTATCAGTTACCCGGGGCGGACGGGCTATCAATCCTTCAGCAAATCAAGCTGGAGTTTATGAATATACCTGTTGTAGTTATAACATCACAGGGAGATGAAAAAATAGCTGTTGATATGATGAAGAACGGAGCTTTTGATTACTTCCCAAAATCCTACATCACTTCCGAAAGGCTGATGCAGGTGCTGCATACAGGCTTAAAACTGCAATCAATAGAGGAAGAAAAAAACCAGGCAACAATCTCCCTTAAGGAAAATGAACGTCTGCTTGACTTGGTTTACAACTCGACCAATGTCGGCATGTCTTTGGTCGATGAGAATGGTATAATCCTTCGTGTTAATAATGCTTATTGCCATCTTTTCGGTTATAAAAAAGATGATATAGTAGGAAATGATTTTACGAATTACATTGCAGAAGAGAACAAAGAATCAGCAGTTAATAAGTTCAGAGACTTCATGGCAAAGGGGAATGAAAATACCTACGAACATGTAATTATGAACGATGAAAACGAACCTGTTAATCTTTTTGTTACAGAAAAGATTTTCACTGATGAGCATGGCAATAAGTTTATGATTGCAACGTTCACCGATATTACTTTAAAGAAACAGGACGAAGAACATAAGAGACTTATTGAATCTGTTATACTCAATTCCAACGAAGCAATCTCTCTGATGAAAGTTGTAAATAACGAAACTCAGGAATTGCAGACAATATTTATTAATGATGCATTTACAAAGCTTACAGGATACGAATCATTTGAAATATTAGGTCAGAAATATGCTGTGCTGTTCGGCGAGCGGACCGATAAAATCGAGCTGAACAAATTATATGATTCCATTTATCTCAAGCAAAAAGCAGAAGTTGAGATAATCTGCTATACAAAAAATCACAGTGAGTATTGGGTAAATCTAAACATCTCTCCTATCCCGGATGACTCAGGCAGAATAACTCACTGGGTATTTATACAAAGAGATATTACTGAGAAGAAGAAAATAGAAGAAAGCTTAAAGCGCTCAAAACTGGAAGCAGAAACAGCCGCAAGACAAAGAGCCGACTTCCTTTCTAATATGAGCCATGAAATCAGAACTCCTATGAATGCAATCATAGGCTTGACTGAATTAATGCTTCAGGAAACTAAAGATGAAAAATTCCTTGAGAACCTTCAGTCGGTAAAATTCTCTGCCGATAATCTTTTAGTTATTATAAACGAAATCTTAGACTACTCAAAGCTTGATGCAGGAAAAGTTAAAGTTGAAAACATCAGCTTCGATATCAAACAAATATTCAGAGAACTTGAAAAATCAATCGGACTTAAAGCTAAAGAGAAGAGTATTGAATTTACCTCTGAAGTAGATGCAAACTGCCCTCAATATTTAATTGGAGACCCTGTACGCATAAACCAAATTTTAATTAACCTTGCCGGTAATGCTATTAAGTTTACTCATAAAGGTAAAGTTGAAGTTAAGGCTGAATTAATAACCAAGTCTTCAAATGAAGTTAAACTTCTCTTCTCAGTAACTGATACAGGAATAGGAATACCTGATGACAAACTTCACCTGATATTCGAAAGCTTCATGCAGGCTTACACAGATACTGCAAGATTATTCGGCGGTACAGGACTTGGGCTAACTATCTCCAAGAAGCTCATAGAAATGCTCAAAGGTGAAATTAGAGTTGAGAGCAAAGTCGGTGTTGGTTCCAAATTCTATTTTGAGCTTTCTTTAGCAATTGATAAGAAGGAACACAAACCTGAAACAACTCAAGCTGCGAAGGAAACGAAAGACCTATCAGGAGTAAAAGTCCTAATTGCCGAAGATAACAGAATGAATCAGCTTGTTGCAAAACAGATATTCAAGAAATGGAATGTCGATCTGCAAATTGCAAATACAGGACTTGAAGCTGTTCAGCTTCTAAGTGAGAAACATTACGATGTTGTGCTTATGGATTTACAGATGCCTGAGATGAACGGTTACGAAGCCACTGAGTTTATTCGCGATAAATCTTCTGCCGTACTTGACCATAACATTCCAATCATTGCTTTGACTGCAGATGCATTCGGTGAAACTAAAGGCAAGGTGCTTGATATAGGTATGAACGATTTCCTTATGAAGCCGTTCAAACAAGAGGAACTTTATGAAAAGATTACAAAGTACTTAAATTAA